A DNA window from Arachis duranensis cultivar V14167 chromosome 3, aradu.V14167.gnm2.J7QH, whole genome shotgun sequence contains the following coding sequences:
- the LOC127745518 gene encoding uncharacterized protein LOC127745518, with translation MRRGGGKLVAPRAGRHHCRRIAARTAGVTEGSSPRSAASTVHAGLEPPPTRLAVTTHTRGGERSSRGRRKEGVGVTASCVLIAGKRNPLLRRCCYRGCRGVHRVSGRRRQGSIREKLERQGDRRDEVGEPRRRRWGLTAAVPVVAGVVVGEGHRSCCLPLPRGSASCRSPLPPELPRTTAVAAAGIVNGRRRCCFRYSHSRRRSQPRRLPSHRRTLPLLLSEIWAAAIIQNLLTEPLPSRFGVSAVSFR, from the exons ATGAGGAGAGGAGGAGGGAAGCTCGTCGCGCCGCGCGCTGGGCGCCACCATTGCCGCCGCATCGCCGCCAGAACTGCGGGAGTGACAGAGGGCAGCTCACCGCGTAGCGCCGCCTCTACAGTCCATGCCGGCCTGGAACCACCACCAACACGTCTTGCCGTCACCACCCACACTCGAGGAGGAGAGAGATCGAGTAGAGGGAGGCGCAAAGAGGGAGTGGGAGTCACGGCCAGCTGCGTCCTCATCGCCGGAAAGAGGAATCCGTTGCTGCGACGTTGCTGCTACCGTGGCTGTCGCGGTGTTCACCGCGTCTCTGGCCGCCGCCGGCAAGGTTCGATCAGAGAGAAGCTTGAAAGACAGGGAGATCGACGGGACGAAGTGGGTGAGCCGCGTCGGCGCCGTTGGGGTCTCACCGCCGCCGTCCCCGTGGTGGCTGGTGTCGTCGTCGGAGAAGGCCACCGGAGTTGCTGTCTGCCTCTGCCTCGGGGTTCTGCAAGCTGCCGGAGCCCACTGCCGCCAGAGCTGCCGAGAACCACCGCTGTGGCTGCCGCTGGGATTGTGAACGGAAGGAGGAGATGTTGTTTTCGTTACAGCCACTCCCGGAGGAGAAGTCAACCGCGCCGCCTGCCGAGTCACCGGAGAACTCTTCCG CTGCTATTATCAGAAATTTGGGCCGCTGCCATTATTCAGAATTTATTAACGGAGCCGCTGCCAAGTCGATTTGGAGTTTCGGCTGTTTCGTTTCGTTAA